From a region of the Thermosulfurimonas sp. F29 genome:
- the hypD gene encoding hydrogenase formation protein HypD translates to MGETYTLMEVCGTHTVNIFRFGLRSLLPPEVRLLSGPGCPVCVMPQEEIDALIELVEVHRVILCVFGDLLKVPGTRSSLREARARGGEVRVVYSPLDAVRVAEENPDRRVVLAGVGFETTAPAHAVALIEARKRRLGNFRFFPALRLMPPALRALLSDPDLRVHGLILPGHVSTVIGSKPYEFIPRQFGIPGVITGFEPRDILEGIALLVRILREGLPRIEIQYTRAVRPEGNPWGRRMMSEVFRPVSGRWRGLGEIPESKLVPSGEFEEYDAVREFGLSLTPSPEPAGCRCGEVLKGKVLPPDCPLFVRVCTPDTPHGPCMVSNEGSCAAYFRFGHEK, encoded by the coding sequence ATGGGAGAGACTTACACCCTCATGGAAGTCTGTGGCACCCACACGGTTAACATCTTTCGCTTCGGACTGCGGAGTCTCCTTCCCCCGGAGGTGCGTTTGCTTTCCGGTCCGGGGTGTCCGGTGTGCGTGATGCCTCAGGAGGAGATAGACGCCCTCATCGAACTGGTGGAGGTCCACCGGGTGATCCTCTGCGTGTTCGGGGATCTGCTCAAGGTGCCGGGGACTCGGTCCTCCCTTCGGGAGGCCCGGGCCCGCGGGGGAGAGGTGCGGGTCGTCTATTCTCCTCTGGATGCCGTGCGTGTAGCGGAGGAGAATCCGGATCGACGGGTGGTGCTGGCCGGGGTGGGTTTTGAGACCACCGCTCCGGCCCACGCCGTGGCCCTGATCGAGGCCCGGAAGCGGCGGCTCGGAAACTTTCGCTTCTTTCCCGCCCTCCGGCTCATGCCCCCGGCCCTGCGGGCCCTTCTTTCGGACCCGGACCTGAGAGTCCACGGCCTGATCCTTCCCGGGCATGTGAGCACGGTCATAGGAAGTAAACCCTACGAGTTTATTCCCCGGCAGTTCGGGATCCCCGGGGTGATAACCGGATTCGAGCCCCGGGATATCCTGGAGGGGATAGCCCTTCTGGTAAGGATCCTGCGGGAGGGTCTTCCACGGATTGAGATTCAGTATACGCGGGCGGTGCGCCCCGAAGGGAATCCCTGGGGCCGCAGGATGATGAGCGAGGTCTTTCGACCGGTGTCGGGACGCTGGCGCGGCCTCGGTGAGATTCCGGAGAGCAAACTGGTTCCGTCCGGAGAGTTTGAGGAATACGATGCGGTGCGGGAATTCGGACTTTCCCTGACCCCGAGCCCGGAACCGGCCGGATGCCGCTGCGGAGAGGTCCTTAAGGGGAAGGTGCTTCCTCCGGACTGTCCCCTCTTCGTCCGGGTCTGCACCCCGGACACCCCGCACGGACCCTGCATGGTCTCAAACGAGGGATCCTGTGCGGCTTACTTCCGGTTTGGCCACGAGAAGTAA
- a CDS encoding GAF domain-containing sensor histidine kinase — translation MKIGILDELLEDLERSPGFFYTRVCEVVRDKTRADLVWLGFVEKNGIIKPRAYSGKYFAYLKELKINLNDPELSRGPTGRALLEKKPVIEPDIQQSSSYAPWRERALYFGFQSSMAIPVIYCKETLGVINLYSLQKNYFSREKATALEKLAREVALILTIYTRFQRGEQERKTLARRIENLKQDLREKDLYLQHLEECKDRWLALLGHELRTPLTSILGFAEMLLSGLFGNLSEKQQRYLKHIKKNAEFILRILEELQKLARFKYLRETGTEIFSFEEVIERILFLLKEEINKRKISLKIDYPEKFKLIGNSHLLQEVIFNLLSNALKFSPEKGTVSIKVTREKDLRARGWMGVAILDQGPGVRPGEYYRIFKPFVQAGSFYTGKPSGLGLGLSLSREIVERQGGVLTILPSRRGGHFVFFWPETPITHPEKIEALLLEGRERTAHRMILWLIGEGLRTTVFPEPEALLNTLKEERGTFVLALDPWEYPREARSLLLRMEAENQALPTLFYRMEGERLKMALGANFVCLRPLNFPYLRKQQKQFLDIFQTPPTRVFLNAREHLASEARRLLSALDLELVSHPEEAEVAALDLGLPPQDIITALRHLSPKTPLFVNFSEANPRPPRIEEELPAEDFRREVARLLLVAKPEVSRTGSLV, via the coding sequence ATGAAGATCGGCATTCTGGATGAATTGCTCGAAGACCTGGAAAGATCTCCAGGATTCTTTTATACCCGGGTTTGTGAGGTAGTACGGGATAAAACCCGCGCTGATCTGGTATGGCTTGGATTTGTGGAAAAAAACGGGATAATAAAACCCCGCGCTTATTCCGGAAAATATTTTGCCTACCTCAAAGAATTAAAGATAAATCTAAATGATCCCGAACTCTCCCGGGGTCCCACCGGAAGGGCCCTTCTGGAAAAAAAGCCTGTAATAGAACCGGACATTCAGCAATCCTCAAGTTATGCTCCCTGGAGGGAGCGGGCCCTTTACTTCGGCTTTCAATCTTCCATGGCCATACCCGTAATCTACTGCAAGGAAACTCTGGGAGTAATCAATCTCTACTCCCTCCAAAAAAATTACTTTTCCCGGGAAAAAGCAACCGCTCTCGAAAAACTGGCCCGGGAGGTGGCCTTAATCCTTACCATCTATACCCGTTTTCAAAGAGGAGAACAGGAACGAAAAACTCTAGCAAGACGAATAGAAAACCTAAAACAGGATCTCCGGGAGAAGGATCTTTACCTCCAGCACCTGGAGGAATGCAAGGACCGGTGGCTGGCTTTACTGGGCCACGAATTGCGCACGCCCCTTACTTCCATTCTGGGATTCGCGGAAATGCTGCTTTCCGGACTTTTCGGAAATCTTTCCGAAAAACAACAGCGTTACCTCAAACACATCAAAAAGAATGCCGAATTCATCCTGCGTATCCTCGAAGAACTTCAAAAACTGGCTCGCTTTAAGTATTTGCGGGAGACGGGAACCGAGATTTTTTCCTTTGAAGAAGTCATCGAGAGGATATTATTTCTGTTAAAAGAAGAAATCAATAAAAGAAAAATCTCTTTAAAAATCGATTATCCGGAAAAATTTAAATTAATTGGAAATAGCCATTTGCTTCAGGAGGTGATTTTCAATCTTCTCTCAAATGCCCTTAAATTTAGTCCTGAAAAAGGAACCGTTTCCATAAAAGTTACTCGGGAAAAGGATTTGAGGGCTCGTGGTTGGATGGGGGTAGCGATACTCGATCAGGGGCCGGGAGTCAGGCCCGGAGAGTATTATCGCATCTTTAAACCCTTCGTTCAGGCCGGATCCTTTTACACGGGAAAACCCAGCGGACTGGGACTGGGTTTGAGTCTTTCCCGCGAAATAGTGGAAAGACAGGGGGGTGTTCTAACCATCCTTCCTTCCAGAAGAGGAGGACATTTCGTATTCTTCTGGCCGGAGACCCCGATTACCCATCCCGAAAAAATAGAGGCTCTGCTTCTTGAAGGACGCGAACGAACCGCCCATCGCATGATCCTCTGGCTAATCGGGGAGGGTCTCCGGACCACCGTTTTCCCCGAACCCGAAGCCCTTCTCAATACTTTAAAAGAAGAAAGAGGGACTTTCGTCCTGGCTCTCGACCCCTGGGAGTATCCTCGAGAGGCTCGAAGTCTCCTCCTCCGCATGGAGGCGGAGAATCAGGCTCTTCCCACCCTATTCTATCGCATGGAGGGAGAGAGGCTTAAGATGGCCCTGGGGGCCAACTTTGTCTGTCTAAGACCCCTTAACTTTCCTTACCTGAGAAAACAGCAAAAACAGTTTCTGGACATCTTCCAGACCCCTCCCACGAGAGTATTTCTGAACGCCCGGGAACACCTGGCCTCCGAAGCCCGAAGACTGCTTTCGGCCCTTGATCTGGAATTGGTATCCCATCCGGAGGAGGCTGAAGTGGCCGCTCTGGATCTGGGACTTCCGCCGCAGGATATCATCACCGCTCTTCGCCATCTCAGTCCCAAAACTCCCCTTTTTGTCAACTTTTCCGAGGCAAACCCGCGCCCTCCTCGGATAGAGGAAGAACTGCCGGCGGAAGACTTCCGGCGGGAGGTGGCCCGATTACTTCTCGTGGCCAAACCGGAAGTAAGCCGCACAGGATCCCTCGTTTGA
- a CDS encoding DUF72 domain-containing protein has translation MEVRIGTSGWRYRHWRGVFYPEGLPTREWLNYYAGYFDTVEVNATFYGTVKEETLRQWAEETPEGFLFAVKAHRYITHIKRLRGVDEALSRFYASLEPLYPKLGVILFQFPPSLRYDPDLLEEFLRILPRDFPVAIEIRHRSFHREAFLDQLRRYGVALCVSDTAGRYPSLLWAVTANFSYIRLHGSRVLYRSSYTDEELDFWARRIEELSVKRVYVYFDNDALGWAPENALRLRKRLGLPARSLPPEALKILQGRPLD, from the coding sequence ATGGAGGTTCGCATAGGAACCTCGGGATGGCGTTACAGACACTGGCGCGGGGTGTTCTACCCCGAAGGTCTCCCGACGAGGGAATGGCTTAACTACTACGCAGGCTATTTTGACACGGTGGAGGTAAACGCCACCTTCTACGGAACCGTTAAGGAAGAGACCCTGCGCCAGTGGGCCGAGGAGACCCCGGAGGGATTTCTTTTCGCCGTGAAGGCCCATCGCTACATCACCCACATAAAACGACTTCGTGGGGTGGACGAAGCCCTTTCCCGTTTCTACGCTTCCCTGGAACCCCTCTATCCCAAGCTCGGGGTGATCCTGTTCCAGTTTCCCCCTTCGTTGAGGTACGATCCCGACCTCCTTGAGGAGTTCCTGCGGATCCTTCCCCGGGATTTCCCGGTGGCCATCGAGATCCGTCATCGCAGTTTCCACCGGGAGGCTTTTCTCGATCAGTTGCGGAGGTACGGAGTGGCCCTCTGCGTCTCCGACACCGCCGGACGCTACCCCTCCCTCCTCTGGGCCGTTACCGCGAACTTCAGTTACATCCGGTTGCACGGTTCCCGGGTCCTCTATCGCTCCTCTTATACCGACGAGGAGCTCGACTTCTGGGCCCGGAGGATTGAGGAGCTTTCGGTAAAAAGAGTTTATGTGTATTTTGACAACGACGCTCTGGGATGGGCTCCGGAAAACGCTCTGCGCTTGAGGAAGAGGCTGGGACTTCCCGCGCGGAGTCTGCCCCCGGAGGCCCTGAAAATCCTTCAAGGGAGGCCCCTTGACTGA
- the rpsT gene encoding 30S ribosomal protein S20, with product MPLHKSAAKALRQSEKRRLRNKAIKTRVKTATKKFLKTLEEGDLARAEEAFREAQSIIQRAVSKGTLHWRTAARKISRLAAKLNAKKAALSGQA from the coding sequence TTGCCGCTACACAAATCTGCTGCTAAGGCCCTGAGGCAGAGTGAGAAACGGCGTCTGCGCAACAAGGCTATAAAGACCCGCGTAAAGACAGCCACGAAGAAGTTCCTGAAGACCCTTGAGGAAGGGGATCTGGCCAGGGCGGAGGAGGCCTTTCGGGAGGCCCAGAGTATTATTCAGAGGGCGGTTTCCAAGGGCACACTTCACTGGCGCACGGCCGCCCGTAAGATTTCGAGGCTTGCGGCCAAATTGAACGCCAAGAAAGCGGCTCTTTCCGGTCAGGCGTAA